TGCATCCATCAGATCTTCATCGATAGTAATACTACCAACATAATTAAGATCTGCGTTGGTTACTTTTGCTCGGTGAATTTTAGATTTACATACTTCTATTTGCATCACTATTAATACTTAAGTCTCGCGTTAGTTAAAAACAATATTATCAATCAAACGTACAGCTCCTGCTTGTACAGCAATACAACCAACAGCTCTCTCTGCATCTTCCCATTTGTTCATTGGCTGAAGTGTACGATCATTTACAATAGAGAAATACTCCACCTCTAATAAAGTGTTTTTGTTTATCTCTGCTATTGTTCTTTGAATGGTTTTTTCAACAGTCAATGCTTTGTCTAAAGCTACAGACTCTTTCAATACTTTGTATATTGTGGGGGCTGCCAATCTATGATTTTCAGTAAGAAGTAAGTTGCGACTACTTTTAGCTAATCCATCTTCTTCTCTAATAATATCACAAGGTACTATCTCCACATTCAAATTAAGTAACTCCACCAGTCTTTGGATGATTGCTACTTGTTGAAAATCTTTCATTCCGAAATAGGCATGATCTGGACGAACATAGTCGAATAGTTTGCTTACAATTTGGCCTACTCCATTAA
The Prolixibacteraceae bacterium DNA segment above includes these coding regions:
- the panC gene encoding pantoate--beta-alanine ligase, producing MRIEKTKLSMNAILDEKRQEGTIGFVPTMGALHEGHLSLVQRSVNENDYTVVSVFVNPTQFNNPEDLSTYPRTLEADVELLKEAGCDMVFAPSVKEMYPEPDHRTFDFGTLETVMEGEMRPGHFNGVGQIVSKLFDYVRPDHAYFGMKDFQQVAIIQRLVELLNLNVEIVPCDIIREEDGLAKSSRNLLLTENHRLAAPTIYKVLKESVALDKALTVEKTIQRTIAEINKNTLLEVEYFSIVNDRTLQPMNKWEDAERAVGCIAVQAGAVRLIDNIVFN